The genomic stretch GCttataggctagagcggttgtgcagtgggggcaaggatcagCTGTTCGGTGTCGGagtgactgttgtacggtctaCTTAGGTCGTCGACTGgtcactcctagtcactggccattgatcggtgccgggcactgctgactagctctaccagtatgtgatttactgcacgattagattcattatattactgttcatgatttgatatgcacatgggtacgggttacatattgggatattcatttattgagtatgcttgggaCACGGACATtttagtttggttaggttgcatccagcacgggtatatgcatcacgtgtgatttactatgtagGCGGAGCGTGgactgatgcctggatgtatgggcgccagtgtatcacgttgatgctcactatgccattgcattaattgttatgtgtattgcatggttattggtagtatttagttctcgaacgggagtatcgttccgagggagcctatggctcgggtgttaggagtaccgacatggacatactggtgacgggagtaccgacccaggacaacgcgcgcaggtttgtAGAGATTTATGTTACCTTTCAGgacagcggcaggttggtatgggacttggatgtcaggtgtcttatgtgagccccaaggaccggtatgtgcttttattatgctgcactattgtattgttgcgttacatggcttgtgtgtacgtgCGGGACTGtgttggggtgatctcctcttctgtttaatttatagccttcctttttttataacttgttgagtcttgcgactcaccttactttccatcattccaggtaagggtaaagcaaaggctgAGGGCGAGAATCgttccacctagcagccagtcgtgtcggtagggtgtacatttAGCTTGCCCCCgttgtctctgatgttttgttagggtttctgtctctcattttttactgtgccgggttgttccttgtatttttGATTTGTTGGCACAAGTgtctgtatatattttatatactccgtgaccgctgttccagcggggtactcGTGAGCGTGCATGTATATCGTTTTGCTTCTGTTGTTGGattttatatgtatgcatgccaaggtatttttgtcttgtgtttgtttctcttcccttatgtaaatgctttcgttcggatagaccgggtggttgggatatccgggcgggggtgcttacacttggaatcctttttcttgttttctttcagCCAACCTTCGTCTTTGTCCTTGTCATTATACCCACTCTCTACAAAATCCCAAAGGTCTTGAGATATGAAGAGAGTCTTCATTTTGATGCTCCAAAATTCATAACTTCCACCCTTGAAGACAGGAATCAACAGTTGAGAAAAGCTCATAGCACTGCCGTTTGTTGCCATGCGTGCTACTACGCCCAGTTCTTGAAGGaacctagctctgataccataataTTAGAATCAATGAAGCTGCAGAAggaaaacagagcagaaaacaAAGCTAAAAAGAAAGAACTTCTCTTAGAGATATTTAATCAAATAGGTGGTGGACACAAAAACAGTAAATCTAGAGAGATCTGCAATACATTTCAGCAACCCAAattgcctttaaataggcattACAATACGTGAAGACCGGATATTGTGACACAACTACAACTGCATTTTGATTGAactggaaaacaaaaaaatacgGAACAACATACTTCAACTAAGCAGAAAACATGGgaaaaaatttacaaataaataaataccaaatCAGCAAGGGTTGAATCAGTCTTCAACATGTATGATGACATGTAGAACAccaacattttcaattttttttaatgtttcaagtgcacatTACGACTGTGGCTGTGTTCTCAGATGTGCTGTTTCATTTGTGATATTGATAACAGATGGGAAAGAGAAGACTGCGAAGCAAGTGATAGAAGTATTTGATGGGGAGAAGAAGACGATCGCATTCAGGATCATAGAAGGAGATCTGTTGCAGCTGTACAAGACCTTCATAGTCCTGCTTCACGTGGAAACGAAAGGGAGCAAGAACTGGGCGACATGGGTATTTGACTACGAGAAGCTGGGTCCTGATGTTGAAGATCCGGTCAGCCTTCTGGACGACTTGACCGACGTTGTCAAAGACATTGATgcccatcattccaagtaatggATGGATCAAGCAAAGCGTACGAAGCTGTCGTGCTTGGAACTAGTGTACTTCTATGTGGTCAATAATTAAGGATGAGAATAATTTGTACCTTTTGAGGGTACCAGTGTGGTGAGAGTACTTAAAAATGTTGTGATCAAATAtgttgatgatggtttttgggaccgaccaccacgtaccacctctgcgactggacctcgggaatggaatCTCGaacttggggatgtcggacctcgggtgtagaacctgcaagacaatggagggccggggctagGATCCCCCAGGGTAGACTCCGAcactcaaatcagtagagtaaatgtgagtagaagtaaatgagagagctgtagagcttaaAATGTACCtgacgagagtccttgtcttttataggcgaacccgttttggggtaccTGAGATGAgtgggcacgactcccgagaatcccggtcaagttAGAACGAGTCTTGCGGTTTGGcccggatttcccgggctccgctccggagtgttgacttgccacgtgtcagtctctcaggtgatccacgtggcaggtgagactatcagcgcgtaggggtattctagtaatctcagttggtgccacatcacttgccccccactccttgagccgaGCTGAAAACCATACTGGGTCGAGGAGTAGGTTACCTGACTGTTGATTTTTACCAAGACGCACAAGAGTGTTTTTAAAGTTGAGATTAGTGCTTAAAAACTTCATTTACTACCCTGAAATTGTAGGGATGGGTTTTGGTTGGAGGGAAGAATTCGTTTGGAGGGAAACattgtcattttgaatttttcttcctttcgaTCCGctctatataagccctaaggccccaccccacaattattatttcaagacaagcattcatctcctcgaggttagtctttcccatcctcctttgcttttattttttcttatttgttatttatttattttttacctttGCTTccattttgcttttttttttttttttttttttttttaaaatcaaattttcccTCGGCCAGGCGCCTCTGCCTGGCTGAGGTCGACCTAGCCTGGCCTGGCCTGGCCCGACCTCGGCCGCGGCCGAGGTCGGCCGTGCTCGGCCTCGCCAAGGCGAGGCCGAGcttcctcggccatggccgagctctaCTCGGCCTCGCTAGATCTCGGCGAGGCTGAGCCCCTCGGCCACGGCCGAGCGCTTGGCTCggcctggccgaggtcggccaggGCCGGGGGGTTCGGCCCTGGCtaaatcggccatggccgaggtcagccatggccgacacccctcttgcttcttcttctgcaaattttttttttaatatatatatatacatatataatatatatatatatcaggggCATCCTTGGGTCGGCCATGCCCGACCCTTGAGActtttgccccttttttttattatttatttattattattattttatatatatatatatttttatccccCTAGgttagccatggccgacccttgggctttGACAAAGCCCTTGGGCTTTTCctttgttaataataacaaaaagatCTTTAAAACAAGGCTTAACTTCACTAACCTGTTTCCTTGGCTTTTCTTTTTCGCAAGCGTGACTCGAGATTTTCCCAAGCTAAATCGCGCCTACTGAGCTCTCTGAGGCTCTAGCCCAGTCGTGGTTGTTTTTTCCTGACCTCGGCCTTTACTCTCCTGGTCAGTGACCTTCTCTTAACTACTTCTACTCGTTTTTTagcatgtcttcttcttcttcttcctctgattCCGAGAACTCTAGTACCAGCTCTAGTAGTGAGGAATCACACACCGAGTTAtccagcccccccccccccacggcCCCCTTCGTAGGCCCAGGAAACTTAGGAGGCCTGAAAGAATTTCACTTCATCCCACTTCAGAGTCTCATGTGAGTAGTGATCCCAATTTAGGAAGCTTACCCGAGGATCTAACCACGGACCATTCTACCATAACCGAGAGGGAGTTGTTTCCCCTCCTCCAAAAATACCACCTCATTCATGATGAGTATTGGTATAGTGAACCCCGAGGTCTGAAATCTCACCAGGCCCCCTATGGATGTATCACCGTTTATGAGCAAGCCTTGGTTGCCGGCCTTAGATTCCCTCTCGCGACTCCTGTAGTTG from Diospyros lotus cultivar Yz01 chromosome 9, ASM1463336v1, whole genome shotgun sequence encodes the following:
- the LOC127809235 gene encoding kirola-like, whose product is MYDDICAVSFVILITDGKEKTAKQVIEVFDGEKKTIAFRIIEGDLLQLYKTFIVLLHVETKGSKNWATWVFDYEKLGPDVEDPVSLLDDLTDVVKDIDAHHSK